The Candidatus Binataceae bacterium region TCATGGTCTCGCACAGGCTTGAGCAAACGACAACGCCGCCCCACCGCCGCCTCGAAATTCATAGTTTCCATGTTCATCACTGTCCTTCCGCCCGCCTAGCTCCGCCGCCCGCATGTTGGAGAATCCCTCTGTGCCTTACTGGATAGCAATGATCGCGCCTATTGAATTAGACGCTTCGGAACCGACTTTCATTCCCCCACAACCTCGTTCGAAAAGCCAAATAACTCGGCCCTTCCCTCGAATTCCTAGTCCCTGGTTGTTAGCCAGGTTTGGCTGCGCAGTTACGCGCTCTTGATTTGCGGCGAGAATCGCGTCAGGTACAGGGTCGGACTGATTTGGGATAAACCGGTTTGGGATGAAAACTTCTGCGCCGCAGCACCATTTGGTTACTACTAGCACCATCTATCGTTAACAAACGCCCAGCCTCTAAGATACTCGTTATAAATGCCATGTCAACGCTATATCCCCTGATCATCGGCCGCGAGGTCGTCGCGTCCACCGAGCACTATCTCTCCGCCGCCGCCGCCGCCCGCATCTTCGACCGCGGCGGCAATGCGATCGACGCCGCCGTAGCAGCCACGCTCGTCGAAGGCGTCGTAAATCCCCACATGCACACCATCGGCGGCGAGGCGCCGATGCTGATCAAGACAGGATCGGCCGACCGGGTGGTCGCGATCAACGGCAATACGATGGCGCCCGAGCGCGCGACGATTTCCCACTATCGGGCGCTCGGGCTGGATCTCGTTCCTGGCGAAGGATTGCTCGCCGCCGGCGTGCCCGCGGCTTTCGGCGCGATGGCCTGCGCGCTGGAGAACTTCGGCACGATGACCCTCGCCGACGTCGCGGGTCCGGCGCTCGCCCTCTGCGAGGACGGATTTGCGATGCACCCGGGGCTTTGCGGCGACGACGCCTCGGTCGATGTCCCTGGCCTGGGGATGGGCTCGATCCACGCCAATGCCGAGGTCTTTCGGACGCGATGGCCTTCGACCGCGCGCGTATATATGCCCGGTGGCGAGCCGCCGCGCTCCGGCGACGTGATCAGGAATCCGGCGCTCGCGCACTTCTTCCGCCGCCTGCTCGACGCCGAAGCCGGCGCGCGCAACGGCGGCCGCGCGGCCGGCCTGCGCGCGGCGGTCGAGCGCTTCTACCGCGGCGACATCGCGCGCGAGATCGTCGCCCACTCCGAGGCGCACGGCGGACTGCTGGCGCTCGAGGACCTTGCCACCTTCGCTACCCGGATCGAAGAGCCGGCGAGCCGCACCTATCGTGGCTCAACCGTCTTCAAGTGCGGACCGTGGTCGCAGGGGCCGGTCTTCCTGCAGCAGCTTGCGTTGCTCGAGGGTTTCGACCTCGCCGCGATGGGCCATAACTCGGCCGCCTACCTTCATACGCTCATCGAGGCCGCCAAGCTTGCCTTCGCCGACCGCGAGGCCTATTACGCCGATCCAGAATTCGTCGACGTACCGCTCGGCGCGTTGTTCTCCGAGGGCTATTCGGCGCTGCGCCGCGCGCTTATCGATCCGAAGCGCGCCGCGATGGATTTGCGGCCGGGCGATCCGCGGGCGATGCGCGCCGAGTCGGACGCGCCGCTTGGGCCGCGTTCGTGGGGCGCCGGCACGACGCACGTCGACGCCGCCGACCGCCACGGCAACCTGATCGCGATCACGCCGAGCGGCGCGTGGCTGCGCAGCTCGCCCGTGGTCGAGGCGCTCGGCTTTCCGCTCGGCACGCGCCTGCAGACCTTCTACCTCGACGAACGCCATCCCAATGCCCTGGCGCCCCACAAGCGCCCGCGCACCACGTTGACGCCGTCGATGGCGTTGACGCGCGACGGCAGATGGATCGCCTTCGGCACCCAGGGCGGCGACCAGCAGGATCAATGGACGCTGCAGTTCTTTCTCAACCTGGCGGAGTTCGGGATGGACCTTCAGGAGGCGATCGAGGCGCCGCGCTACTCGTGCATGCATGCCCCGTCGTCGTTCTTTCCGCACGACGCTTCGCCCGGACTCGTGCGTATCGAGGACCGCATCGACGAGCGTGTGCGCGCCGAGCTTGCGGCGCACGGCCACAAGCTCGAGACGCGTCCGCCATGGTGCGACGGCAACGTGCTCGCGGTGTCGCGCGACGGTGCGCGCGGGCAGCTCAAGGCCGGCGCCGATCCGCGCGGACAGATCGCCGCGCTAATGCCGGCGCAGGCGATCGGGTGGTGACGGAGCGGGCCACGCCAGACGCAACAGACGCGCAACGATGAGGCGCGAAATGAGGCGCGAGACGATGCGCAAGACGATCCGGAAGCTGCCCCGTGCGATCGGCGTGATCGGCGCAATCGCGTCCGGCGCGGCACTCTCAGCTGCGGTTTTCTGGGCGCTGCTGGCTTCGACCGCCCCGCGCGTGCGGGCCCAGGCCGACTTTTTCAACCCGGCGAAAGTCATCGGCGCGCTCAGCGACCAGGGCAAAATCATCGACCTGACCTACAGCTTCGACGCCTCGACCATCTACTGGCCCACCGAAGGCGGGTTCGAGCACAAGTTCGAGTTGTTCGGGATGCAGCCGGGCGGCTACTTTTACGCCTCGGCCAGGTTTGCCGCGGCCGAACACGGCGGCACGCATATGGACGCGCCGCTGCATTTCAACCGCAACGGGATGTCGGCGGAACAGGTGCCGATGAGCTACTTCGTCGGACCAGCGGCGGTTATCGATTTTTCCGCCCGCTCCGAGAATTATCCCGATGCCACGCTCATCCTCGAGGACATTCACGCTTACGAAAGAACCCACGGCCAAATTCCTTCGGGAGCGATCGTCGTGGCGCGCTCGGGGTGGGGCCGCTACTGGCCCGACAAGAAGCACTACCTCGGCAGCGACAAGCCGGGCGACGTAACCGATCTCCACTTTCCAGGTTTCTCGCCCGAAGCCGTGAAATTTCTACTCACCGATCGGAACGTAATGGCGCTGGCGATCGACACGCCGAGTCTCGATCCCGGCAATTCGCGGGATTTTCCGGTCCATCGGATGTGGCTTGGCGCGAATCGGATCGGATTTGAAAATCTTGCCAACGCAGATAAACTTCCGTTCAGCGGCGCAACGATCTTCTGCATTCCGATGAAGATCGCCAAGGGAACGGGAGCGCCCGCACGCATTTTCGCGGTGCTCCCTTAAGGAATTCTCGAGGATTCCTTGTTTCCAGGCGCGCCCGAGCGGGCGCCGCATTATCTCTGCTGGGATTGGAAATACGATGCAACCGGTTGCATCGCCGCCACTGCAGGCAAAGCGATCTGGAAAAAGGTAGAATAGCCGAGGGCCGTCGGTGGCATAAAAACTGCTGCGCAGGGACTCGCTGGCGAATCGAGCGAATCAAGCAGGATCGCATACGGACGGGGCATGGAAACCAGGAAGACTACTTTACGTACAAGGAGGGGGCGAGCAATGCGCAAAGGCGTAGTCTCGACAATTCTGGTGGCGGTGGCGGCGGCTCTTTTGGTGGCCGGATGCTCAGGCGAGCCGTTATCGACGCGTGAGAAGGGAACGCTTCTGGGCGGCGGACTGGGTGCCGCGACCGGCGCGATTATCGGGGCCGCAGTAGGTGCGCCCGGCGCAGGCGCGGCGATCGGCGGCGCGATCGGCGGTGTTGGCGGCTTTGCCGTAGGCAACTCGATGCAGAACAACGAAAACCAGCAGGCGCAGACCCAGGGCCAGATCCAGCAGCAGCAGCAGGAACTCGAGCAGCAGCGCCAGCAGATCCAGCAGCTCAAGCAACAGCAGGAAACCGAGTGAGTCGTGCCGCGGCGGCCATGCGGCGGGGATGAGGCAGAGGGTTTGTATGGTCAAGGCGAATAATTTTCGCGCGGCTGCGGTGGTGATGGCGATACTTGCTGCGGCCGCGCTTGCCGGATGCGGTCCGCAGGGGATGTCAACGACTACCGAAGGAACGCTCGGCGGCGGCGTGCTGGGCGGCGGCGCGGGCGCGATCGTCGGCGCAGCGGTAGGACATCCGCTGGCCGGCGCGGCGATAGGCGGCGCGCTCGGCGCGGGCACCGGCTACGTCGTAGGCAACTCGCTCCAGAATCAGCAGTCCGCGACCGCGCAGCAGCAGGGGCAGATTCAGAACCAGGAGCAGGAGATCCAGAGCCAGCGTCTGCAGATCCAGCAGCTTCAGCAGCAGCAGCAGACCGAATAGGCTCGCCGAAGCAAGACCAGTAAGCGCAAGCGGCGTGGCGTCCTGGCGGGGCGCCGCGCCGCTTGCGCTTTTGATTTCTGCGCGCCTCGAGCGCTTTGTCTCCGCGCCGCGCACAAGCCTCAGACCGGACGGCAGAGCTTGCACGCGCGCAGTCCGGCGCTCTGCGCGCGGCGCGAATTCGCAAAGATCACCGATTTCGCGGGATCCGCGCGCATCGCCGCGTGACATTGCGGACGGCAGAAGATGTGCGTCACCAGATGCCCCATCACGCTGCCCGCCGGCAACCGATGATCGCGCGCCACGCTGAAGCCCTCGGCTCGCAGCAGCTTGATCTTCCGCGGCTCGCCGCCGCCATAGTTGCCGATCGTGCCGTCGGAGCGGATCACGCGATGGCACGGAACGTAGAGTGGCACCGGATTGGTGGCCATCGTGTTGCCGATCGCGCGCTGGCCCGACGGCGCGCCGACCGCCGCCGCCAGCGCCTGGTACGTGATAACCGCGCCGGGCGGCACCGCCCTGCGCAGCCGCATCAGCGCCCGCCGCTGAAAATCGCTCCGCACCAGGCTGAGATCGACCGGACGGTTGAGCGCTTGCAGGTCGCCCTTCAGATAGCGGCCGATCTCGCGCCCGATGCGCGCCGCGGTCTCGGGGTCTTCGACCACGTCGAAGCTCTCCCGCATCGCCGCGAGCGAGTCGGGCGCCTCGGCCACGTCGAGGAACTGCACGGCGAGGAGGCCGCGCGCGCTCTCGGCCACCAGGAGGCGGCCGACGGGAGAATCGATCACGCCGACGCGCGCAAGCGGCCGGCGCGCGCGGCCCAGCGTGCGCGCGAGCTTCGGACGCACCGCCCGCAACGCCGCATCGACCGTGGCGTCGTCGGGCGCGCTATCTGCCCCGAGCGGTCCGTCGTCGCCGAGCATTTCGCGCATCAGTATCTCGTCCTTGACCGTCTGATTCATGATCTTCACCGTCCCGGATATCCGCGGCCTGCGCATCTACCGGATTGCCTTGAGCTTTTTGAGCGCCTGGTAAACGCTCGCCCGCGCGCTATCGGCCGAGCACTCGAGCGCCGCGCCTATTTCCTCGTATTCGAGTCCCGCGAACTTGCGCATCACCAGCGCCTGATTCTGCTTGTTCGGAAGTCCTGCAATCGCGCGCCTGAGATGGATCATCCCCTCGTGTCCGCCGCCGCCGGGCGCCGACGCGGCAGCGCGATGGTCGCCGTCCGTCGGGTCGTCGCCATTGGTGATCACGCGTGCGCGCCGCACGTTGTCGCGCACGCGGTTGCGGCAGAGATTGGTCGCAATCCGATACAGCCACGGACGCAGGCCCTCTGCGGAGTCTAGTTGCGGATAGGCGCGGTAGGCGCGGAGCCACGTTTCCTGGAAGAGATCGAGCGCGTCGTTCTGGTCCCGCGTCATCCGCAGCAGGAAACGCATGATCTCGCGCTCGTGGCGGCTGACCGTCTCCTCGAAAGGCGGCGGCAGATTGAGCTTCTTTGCCGTGGCTTCCATGACAGAGGTTATAACCCCCCAATCGGTCCGGCGTGAATCGCCTCCAGCGACGCGGCCGGGGCGCGGCCGGACCCTCTATCCTGCCGGGTCGCCGCGCGACTAAAGTTGACGGCAGCCGCGAGGACGCGTTTCGCCCTTTTTGTCCGAGAGGGAGCGATGGGAGCCGTCGGGATGATAGCGCTATGGGCCGTGTTGTTCCTGGCGGGACATTTCATCCTGTCCGCGGACGCCGTGCGC contains the following coding sequences:
- a CDS encoding gamma-glutamyltransferase family protein, whose amino-acid sequence is MSTLYPLIIGREVVASTEHYLSAAAAARIFDRGGNAIDAAVAATLVEGVVNPHMHTIGGEAPMLIKTGSADRVVAINGNTMAPERATISHYRALGLDLVPGEGLLAAGVPAAFGAMACALENFGTMTLADVAGPALALCEDGFAMHPGLCGDDASVDVPGLGMGSIHANAEVFRTRWPSTARVYMPGGEPPRSGDVIRNPALAHFFRRLLDAEAGARNGGRAAGLRAAVERFYRGDIAREIVAHSEAHGGLLALEDLATFATRIEEPASRTYRGSTVFKCGPWSQGPVFLQQLALLEGFDLAAMGHNSAAYLHTLIEAAKLAFADREAYYADPEFVDVPLGALFSEGYSALRRALIDPKRAAMDLRPGDPRAMRAESDAPLGPRSWGAGTTHVDAADRHGNLIAITPSGAWLRSSPVVEALGFPLGTRLQTFYLDERHPNALAPHKRPRTTLTPSMALTRDGRWIAFGTQGGDQQDQWTLQFFLNLAEFGMDLQEAIEAPRYSCMHAPSSFFPHDASPGLVRIEDRIDERVRAELAAHGHKLETRPPWCDGNVLAVSRDGARGQLKAGADPRGQIAALMPAQAIGW
- a CDS encoding cyclase family protein → MRRETMRKTIRKLPRAIGVIGAIASGAALSAAVFWALLASTAPRVRAQADFFNPAKVIGALSDQGKIIDLTYSFDASTIYWPTEGGFEHKFELFGMQPGGYFYASARFAAAEHGGTHMDAPLHFNRNGMSAEQVPMSYFVGPAAVIDFSARSENYPDATLILEDIHAYERTHGQIPSGAIVVARSGWGRYWPDKKHYLGSDKPGDVTDLHFPGFSPEAVKFLLTDRNVMALAIDTPSLDPGNSRDFPVHRMWLGANRIGFENLANADKLPFSGATIFCIPMKIAKGTGAPARIFAVLP
- a CDS encoding glycine zipper domain-containing protein; translation: MRKGVVSTILVAVAAALLVAGCSGEPLSTREKGTLLGGGLGAATGAIIGAAVGAPGAGAAIGGAIGGVGGFAVGNSMQNNENQQAQTQGQIQQQQQELEQQRQQIQQLKQQQETE
- a CDS encoding glycine zipper domain-containing protein — translated: MVKANNFRAAAVVMAILAAAALAGCGPQGMSTTTEGTLGGGVLGGGAGAIVGAAVGHPLAGAAIGGALGAGTGYVVGNSLQNQQSATAQQQGQIQNQEQEIQSQRLQIQQLQQQQQTE
- a CDS encoding methylated-DNA--[protein]-cysteine S-methyltransferase, with the protein product MNQTVKDEILMREMLGDDGPLGADSAPDDATVDAALRAVRPKLARTLGRARRPLARVGVIDSPVGRLLVAESARGLLAVQFLDVAEAPDSLAAMRESFDVVEDPETAARIGREIGRYLKGDLQALNRPVDLSLVRSDFQRRALMRLRRAVPPGAVITYQALAAAVGAPSGQRAIGNTMATNPVPLYVPCHRVIRSDGTIGNYGGGEPRKIKLLRAEGFSVARDHRLPAGSVMGHLVTHIFCRPQCHAAMRADPAKSVIFANSRRAQSAGLRACKLCRPV
- a CDS encoding RNA polymerase sigma factor, which gives rise to MEATAKKLNLPPPFEETVSRHEREIMRFLLRMTRDQNDALDLFQETWLRAYRAYPQLDSAEGLRPWLYRIATNLCRNRVRDNVRRARVITNGDDPTDGDHRAAASAPGGGGHEGMIHLRRAIAGLPNKQNQALVMRKFAGLEYEEIGAALECSADSARASVYQALKKLKAIR